Proteins co-encoded in one Prunus persica cultivar Lovell chromosome G6, Prunus_persica_NCBIv2, whole genome shotgun sequence genomic window:
- the LOC18773312 gene encoding bifunctional bis(5'-adenosyl)-triphosphatase/adenylylsulfatase FHIT: MLLSTVASSVVGRFITRSSRVSGIPDPSFFTTSTKMALEQFTFGPYKIDSREVFYSTHLSYALVNLRPVVPGHVLVCPRREVKRFVDLTTDETSDLWIAAQKVGSRLETYHKASSLTLTIQDGPQAGQTVPHVHIHIIPRKGGDFKENDEIYDALDEKEKELKQKLDLDKDRKDRSLDEMAQEAEEYRKLFL; the protein is encoded by the exons ATGCTGCTCTCAACCGTGGCTTCCAGTGTTGTTGGGCGTTTCATTACACGTTCGTCAAGAGTCAGCGGCATCCCTGATCCTTCCTTCTTCACAACCTCCACCAAG ATGGCTTTGGAGCAATTTACGTTCGGCCCTTACAAGATTGACAGCAGGGAAGTGTTTTACTCTACTCATCTATCCTATGCCCTGGTCAACTTGCGTCCTGTTGTTCCTGGT CATGTGCTTGTCTGCCCAAGGCGTGAAGTGAAGCGCTTTGTTGATCTCACTACTGATGAGACCAGTGATCTTTGGATCGCAGCGCAAAAGGTTGGTAGTCGGCTTGAGACCTACCACAAAGCATCGTCTCTCACACTTACAATTCAA GATGGACCCCAAGCTGGACAGACTGTGCCCCATGTTCATATCCATATCATCCCACGGAAAGGTGGTGACTTTAAGGAGAATGATGAGATTTACGATGCA ctagatgaaaaggagaaggaATTAAAGCAAAAGCTTGATTTAGACAAGGACAGGAAGGACAGAAGCCTTGACGAAATGGCACAAGAAGCAGAAGAATACAGAAAGTTGTTCTTGTAG